One window of Mediterraneibacter gnavus ATCC 29149 genomic DNA carries:
- a CDS encoding ABC transporter permease has product MANKTTKTAGTNKSFIDRMGGQKFIVFLIVIAMFIFFCAMSPGFRKYTTFVSILDYSYYIALMAIGVAFPLMTGGVDLSIGTGLICYSLVGGYLIVHQGWPTAAGMLVSILMGVAIGVLNGVLVAIMDLPAFLATLCTSMIARGIGTIVVGGFGIPWPVAGSPEGWFRNIFKIKTDGMNIPIGFLWIILLVILMTFVLNHTRIGRYTLAIGSNKEATRLSGVNVKFYHIMAYVICGFFAGLAAISYSAIFATVQPGSGAGFELEAIGGAIIGGVSMTGGVGSITGTLAGVFVICLLKTGLPFIGLTANWQQIITGFVLIAAVLIDIFKRKKEAA; this is encoded by the coding sequence ATGGCAAATAAGACAACAAAGACGGCTGGCACAAACAAGTCGTTCATTGACAGAATGGGAGGACAGAAATTCATCGTTTTCCTGATCGTAATCGCAATGTTCATCTTCTTTTGTGCAATGAGTCCGGGATTTAGAAAATATACAACATTTGTAAGTATTCTGGATTATTCTTACTACATTGCGTTGATGGCAATCGGAGTTGCATTTCCGCTGATGACAGGTGGTGTAGACCTTTCCATCGGTACAGGACTGATCTGTTATTCACTGGTAGGCGGATACCTGATCGTACATCAGGGATGGCCGACAGCAGCGGGTATGCTGGTAAGTATTTTAATGGGTGTTGCAATTGGTGTACTCAATGGTGTTCTGGTAGCGATCATGGATCTTCCGGCTTTCCTGGCAACCTTATGTACATCGATGATCGCCAGAGGTATTGGTACAATCGTAGTAGGCGGATTTGGTATTCCTTGGCCGGTAGCAGGATCACCGGAAGGATGGTTCAGAAATATCTTTAAGATTAAAACAGATGGTATGAACATTCCAATCGGATTTTTATGGATCATCTTACTTGTAATCCTTATGACATTCGTATTGAACCATACAAGAATCGGACGTTACACACTGGCAATCGGAAGTAACAAAGAGGCAACAAGACTCTCAGGAGTTAATGTTAAATTTTACCACATCATGGCATATGTGATCTGTGGATTCTTTGCAGGACTGGCAGCAATTTCCTACTCTGCAATCTTTGCAACAGTTCAGCCGGGTAGTGGAGCAGGATTTGAGCTGGAGGCGATCGGTGGAGCAATCATCGGTGGCGTATCCATGACAGGTGGTGTGGGAAGCATCACTGGTACACTTGCAGGTGTATTCGTAATCTGTCTGTTAAAGACAGGACTTCCTTTCATCGGACTGACAGCAAACTGGCAGCAGATCATCACAGGTTTTGTATTGATCGCAGCTGTATTGATTGATATCTTCAAGAGAAAGAAAGAAGCAGCTTAA
- a CDS encoding glucosaminidase domain-containing protein has product MNLEEIWKWLKGKRNTFFAEAATAFVLIAVLGVAGITAGRSGIAKSSEVESVRAKAEANKVEEQEQENAEKKQETQTEEVIADGQYPIMGQSSVTTEQMVSYFQSSGKAYPAESLAKGGADSIETFCRIYVEEAQAEGVRPEVAFVQTMKETGFLQYGGDASIEQFNFAGLGTTGGGVPGNSYPDVRTGVRAQIQHLKAYATADPLAQECVDDRYEYVQKGSAPYVQWLGQKENPQGAGWATAENYGYSIVEMISHLKGKNS; this is encoded by the coding sequence ATGAATCTGGAAGAAATCTGGAAATGGCTGAAAGGAAAACGGAATACATTTTTTGCGGAGGCGGCAACTGCCTTTGTTTTAATTGCTGTTCTGGGTGTTGCAGGAATTACGGCGGGAAGATCCGGTATTGCAAAGTCTTCAGAAGTGGAGTCTGTACGGGCAAAGGCAGAAGCGAACAAAGTGGAGGAGCAAGAGCAGGAGAACGCAGAAAAGAAGCAAGAAACGCAGACGGAGGAAGTGATTGCCGACGGGCAGTACCCAATCATGGGACAAAGCAGTGTGACTACAGAGCAGATGGTTTCTTATTTTCAATCCAGTGGAAAAGCATATCCGGCGGAAAGCCTGGCTAAGGGCGGGGCGGACAGTATCGAAACATTTTGCAGGATTTATGTAGAGGAAGCGCAGGCAGAGGGTGTGAGACCGGAGGTCGCATTTGTACAGACTATGAAAGAGACTGGATTTCTCCAGTATGGAGGGGATGCTTCGATCGAACAGTTTAATTTTGCGGGACTTGGGACAACAGGCGGTGGTGTGCCGGGCAATTCTTATCCCGATGTGCGGACCGGGGTGCGGGCGCAGATCCAGCATTTGAAGGCCTATGCGACAGCAGATCCTCTGGCACAGGAATGTGTGGATGACCGGTATGAATATGTGCAGAAAGGCTCGGCTCCGTATGTGCAGTGGCTTGGTCAGAAGGAAAACCCGCAAGGGGCGGGATGGGCGACCGCAGAAAATTACGGATATTCGATCGTGGAGATGATCTCTCATCTAAAAGGTAAAAATTCGTAA
- a CDS encoding RbsD/FucU family protein — MLKGIPKILSPELLKVLCEMGHSDRIVIADGNFPSESMGKDAIVIRCDGHGVPEILDAILQVFPLDTYVENPVNLMQLMPDDVGKVETPIWDTYKEIVKKHDDRGEAAIGNIERFAFYDEAKTAYAIIATGESAIYANVMLQKGVVVE; from the coding sequence ATGTTAAAAGGAATTCCAAAAATCTTATCACCAGAATTATTAAAAGTTTTATGTGAAATGGGGCATAGTGATCGCATTGTTATTGCGGACGGAAACTTTCCATCAGAATCTATGGGAAAAGATGCGATTGTGATCCGTTGTGACGGACATGGTGTACCGGAGATCCTGGATGCGATCCTTCAGGTATTCCCACTGGATACGTACGTAGAAAATCCGGTAAACCTGATGCAGCTGATGCCGGATGATGTGGGCAAAGTAGAGACACCGATCTGGGATACATACAAAGAGATCGTGAAAAAACACGATGACCGCGGAGAAGCTGCAATCGGAAATATTGAAAGATTTGCATTCTATGATGAAGCAAAAACAGCATATGCGATCATTGCAACAGGAGAATCTGCAATTTACGCAAATGTAATGCTGCAGAAGGGTGTTGTAGTAGAGTAG
- a CDS encoding L-fucose isomerase translates to MAESRLIGGYPVIGIRPTIDGRRGALKVRESLEDQTMGMAKAAKKLFEENLRYSNGEPVKVVIADTTIGRVAESAACAEKFKKEGVDITLTVTPCWCYGSETMDMDPMTIKGVWGLNATERPGAVYLASVLATHAQKGLPAFGIYGHDVVDADDSEIGDDIKEKLLRFGRAAVAAASMRGKSYLQIGSICMGIGGSIIDSDFIESYLGMRVESVDEVEIIRRMTEGIYDEAEFQKALAWAKEKCIIGFDKNPDELKMSEEKKAEQFEFVVKMAVIIKDLMNGNKNLPEGCEEEAVGHNAIAAGFQGQRQWTDFYPNGDFAEAILNSSFDWNGAREPYVLATENDVLNGLGMLFMKLLTNKAQIFADVRTYWSGDAVKRVTGYEIEGKAKEADGFIHLINSGAACLDANGESKDADGNNVMKAWYDVTEEDQDAMLKATTWNAADNGYFRGGGFSSRFLTQAEMPATMIRLNLVKGLGPVLQIAEGWTLNLPDEVSDKLWKRTDYTWPCTWFAPRCTGKGAFKTAYDVMNNWGANHGAISYGHVGADLITMASMLRIPVCMHNVPEEDIFRPAAWNAFGMDKEGADYRACAAYGPLYK, encoded by the coding sequence ATGGCAGAATCAAGATTAATCGGAGGATATCCTGTAATTGGTATCAGACCAACAATTGACGGAAGAAGAGGAGCATTAAAAGTTCGTGAATCTCTGGAAGATCAGACAATGGGAATGGCAAAAGCTGCAAAAAAATTGTTTGAAGAGAATTTAAGATATTCCAATGGAGAACCAGTAAAAGTAGTAATCGCTGACACAACAATCGGACGTGTTGCAGAATCTGCAGCATGTGCTGAAAAATTCAAAAAAGAAGGCGTTGACATTACACTGACAGTGACACCATGCTGGTGCTACGGATCAGAGACAATGGATATGGATCCTATGACGATCAAAGGTGTATGGGGACTGAATGCAACAGAGAGACCGGGAGCTGTATATCTGGCATCCGTTCTGGCTACACATGCACAGAAAGGTCTTCCTGCATTTGGAATCTACGGACATGACGTTGTAGATGCAGATGATTCTGAAATCGGCGACGATATCAAAGAAAAACTGTTAAGATTCGGACGTGCGGCAGTTGCAGCAGCATCCATGAGAGGAAAATCTTACCTCCAGATCGGATCTATCTGTATGGGAATCGGCGGATCTATCATCGATTCTGATTTCATCGAGTCATACCTTGGTATGAGAGTTGAGTCTGTAGACGAGGTAGAGATCATCCGTCGTATGACAGAGGGAATCTACGATGAAGCAGAATTCCAGAAAGCTCTTGCATGGGCAAAAGAAAAATGTATCATCGGATTCGATAAGAACCCTGACGAACTGAAGATGAGCGAAGAAAAGAAAGCAGAGCAGTTCGAATTCGTTGTTAAGATGGCAGTTATCATCAAAGACTTGATGAATGGAAATAAAAACCTTCCGGAAGGATGCGAAGAAGAAGCAGTTGGACACAATGCGATCGCAGCCGGATTCCAGGGACAGAGACAGTGGACAGACTTCTATCCAAACGGAGACTTTGCAGAAGCAATCCTGAACAGTTCCTTCGACTGGAACGGAGCAAGAGAGCCATACGTTCTGGCAACAGAGAACGACGTATTGAATGGTCTTGGAATGCTGTTCATGAAACTTTTGACAAACAAAGCTCAGATTTTCGCTGATGTTCGTACATACTGGAGCGGAGACGCTGTGAAGAGAGTAACAGGATATGAGATCGAAGGAAAAGCAAAAGAAGCGGATGGTTTCATTCACCTGATCAACTCAGGAGCTGCATGTCTGGATGCAAACGGAGAATCCAAAGATGCAGACGGAAACAATGTAATGAAAGCCTGGTATGATGTAACAGAAGAAGATCAGGATGCAATGCTCAAAGCAACAACATGGAATGCAGCTGACAACGGATACTTCCGTGGAGGCGGATTCTCTTCTCGTTTCCTGACACAGGCTGAGATGCCGGCAACTATGATCCGTCTGAACCTTGTAAAAGGACTTGGACCGGTTCTTCAGATCGCAGAAGGATGGACTCTGAACCTTCCAGACGAAGTTTCTGACAAACTTTGGAAGAGAACAGATTACACATGGCCATGTACATGGTTTGCACCAAGATGTACAGGAAAAGGTGCATTCAAGACAGCTTACGATGTAATGAACAACTGGGGAGCTAACCACGGTGCAATTTCTTACGGACATGTCGGTGCTGATCTGATCACAATGGCATCTATGCTGAGAATCCCGGTTTGCATGCACAATGTACCGGAAGAAGATATCTTCAGACCAGCAGCTTGGAACGCATTTGGTATGGACAAAGAAGGTGCTGATTACAGAGCTTGTGCAGCATACGGTCCATTATACAAATAA
- a CDS encoding helix-turn-helix transcriptional regulator, whose protein sequence is MQYINYRENRRRGTADFPLEYYHVTASHPQYVMSFHWHVEFELIRILSGSLTVTIDEIEFLAEAGDSIFIPAGSIHSGIPDDCVYECLVFDMNMLMNKTDSCCRFLRQITDHEVSVQTHYPKICNTIHRTLWTLFDAAASKKEGYQLVVFGAMYQFFGTLFSEGFCKNAPDEEHRSHKRILQLKQALEFMESSYNLPLTLEEISGSVNMSPKYFCRFFHEMTHRTPIDYLNYYRIERACYQLITTNLSITEIAYASGFNDLSYFIKTFKKYKGTTPKKYLKI, encoded by the coding sequence ATGCAATATATCAACTACAGAGAAAACAGAAGAAGAGGAACTGCTGACTTTCCCCTGGAATATTATCACGTCACTGCTTCCCATCCGCAGTATGTCATGTCCTTTCACTGGCATGTAGAATTTGAGCTGATCCGCATCCTAAGTGGATCTCTGACTGTTACCATTGATGAAATTGAATTTCTTGCAGAAGCAGGAGACAGTATTTTCATCCCAGCCGGTTCGATCCATTCCGGTATTCCCGATGATTGCGTATACGAATGTCTGGTGTTCGATATGAATATGCTGATGAACAAGACGGATTCCTGCTGTCGTTTTCTTCGCCAGATCACAGATCATGAGGTTTCCGTTCAGACGCACTATCCGAAAATCTGCAATACGATCCACCGCACACTCTGGACACTTTTTGATGCGGCAGCCTCCAAAAAAGAGGGGTATCAGCTTGTAGTTTTCGGCGCCATGTATCAGTTTTTCGGCACTCTCTTCAGTGAAGGTTTCTGCAAAAACGCACCGGATGAGGAACACCGAAGCCACAAAAGGATTTTGCAGCTGAAGCAGGCACTGGAATTTATGGAATCTTCCTATAATCTTCCTCTTACATTGGAAGAAATTTCTGGAAGTGTAAATATGTCGCCCAAATATTTCTGCCGCTTTTTTCACGAGATGACGCATCGGACACCGATTGATTACCTCAATTACTATCGTATTGAACGCGCCTGTTACCAGTTGATCACAACGAATCTGTCGATCACAGAAATTGCCTACGCCTCCGGATTCAATGATCTGAGTTATTTCATCAAAACATTCAAAAAATACAAAGGAACCACTCCAAAAAAATATCTTAAAATATGA
- a CDS encoding rhamnulokinase, whose amino-acid sequence MSDKKKQVLAFDFGGGSGRAILGTLENGKIHMEEVHRFSNDPVIVNGTMYWDTLRHFFEIKQGIVKAKQKGGFESIGIDTWGVDFGLLDEHGDLLESAVHYRDDRTLGMQEEVFKVIPKEEVYNLTGNQFENFNTIFQLYSLVQKRPWILEKADTLLLTPDLFNYFLTGEKKAEYTMATTTQLMDAKNKVWSDRILEALQIPKKILPEIVPSGTVVGTLQPSICEELGVEPAKVIAITGHDTQSAVVSVPTQEKDFIFISCGTWSLFGTELDGPIIGEKSLECNVSNEGGYGNTTTLLKNIIGLWLAQESRRQWIREGQEYSFGELEQMAQKAEPFQSFIDPDAPEFVPAGNVPERIREFCRRTGQKVPETIGEIMCCINQSLALKYRYALEQIESCTDKHYSVINMIGGGIQSKLLCQMTAGASGRKVIAGPVEATALGNIAVQLMSLGEIKDVAEARQIIANSETTYEYLPQDAEKWDAAYEKFKTFIQ is encoded by the coding sequence GTGAGCGATAAGAAAAAGCAAGTTCTGGCGTTTGATTTCGGAGGCGGAAGCGGACGTGCGATTCTGGGAACTCTGGAAAACGGGAAAATCCATATGGAAGAAGTTCATCGTTTTTCCAATGATCCGGTAATCGTAAACGGAACCATGTATTGGGACACACTGAGACATTTTTTTGAGATTAAACAAGGCATTGTAAAAGCAAAACAAAAAGGCGGCTTTGAGAGTATCGGAATTGACACATGGGGCGTTGATTTCGGACTTTTGGACGAGCATGGCGATCTGCTTGAGAGTGCCGTACATTATAGAGATGACAGAACTCTTGGAATGCAGGAAGAAGTTTTTAAAGTCATTCCAAAGGAGGAAGTCTACAATTTAACAGGAAATCAGTTTGAAAACTTTAATACTATTTTCCAGTTGTACTCTCTGGTTCAGAAGAGACCATGGATTCTGGAAAAAGCAGATACGCTGCTTTTGACACCGGATTTATTTAATTATTTCCTGACCGGTGAAAAGAAAGCAGAGTATACCATGGCAACGACCACACAGCTGATGGATGCAAAGAACAAAGTCTGGTCTGACCGGATTTTAGAGGCACTTCAGATTCCGAAGAAGATTCTTCCGGAGATCGTTCCGAGCGGTACAGTTGTAGGTACACTTCAGCCATCAATCTGTGAAGAACTTGGTGTAGAGCCTGCGAAAGTCATTGCAATCACAGGACATGATACACAGAGTGCGGTTGTTTCTGTTCCGACGCAGGAGAAAGATTTCATCTTTATCAGCTGCGGAACATGGAGTCTTTTCGGTACAGAACTCGACGGACCAATCATCGGTGAGAAGTCACTGGAGTGCAACGTCAGCAACGAAGGCGGATATGGCAATACAACGACATTGTTGAAGAATATTATCGGACTGTGGCTTGCTCAGGAGAGCAGAAGACAGTGGATTCGTGAAGGGCAGGAATATTCATTCGGAGAGCTGGAGCAGATGGCACAGAAAGCAGAACCGTTCCAGAGCTTTATCGATCCGGATGCACCGGAGTTCGTTCCGGCAGGAAATGTACCGGAGCGTATTCGTGAGTTCTGCCGCAGAACCGGACAGAAAGTACCGGAGACGATTGGTGAGATCATGTGCTGTATCAACCAGAGTCTGGCTCTGAAATACAGATATGCACTGGAGCAGATTGAAAGCTGCACAGACAAACATTATTCCGTGATCAATATGATCGGAGGAGGAATCCAGAGCAAACTGCTTTGTCAGATGACAGCCGGAGCAAGCGGACGTAAAGTCATTGCAGGACCGGTAGAGGCAACAGCTCTTGGAAACATTGCTGTTCAGCTGATGTCACTTGGAGAGATTAAAGATGTGGCAGAGGCAAGACAGATTATTGCAAATTCAGAAACTACATATGAGTATCTCCCGCAGGATGCGGAAAAATGGGATGCTGCATATGAAAAATTTAAAACATTTATTCAATAA
- a CDS encoding sugar ABC transporter ATP-binding protein has protein sequence MGEVILTMKGIDKSFPGVHALDHVDLEVRKGEVLALMGENGAGKSTLMKVLTGIYKKDSGTITYEGKEVEFANTREAQDNGIVIVHQELNMLGHLTVAQNIFIGREFKKGIRIDDKKMNEEAKKLFDRMHIDIDPRETMNKLTVGKQQMCEIAKAISHDAKVIIFDEPSAALTETEIQEMFKIINDLKAKGIGIIYISHRMDEIKVITDRVTVMRDGTYVGTLITKDCTKDDIINMMVGRVIYEDPKTQNMVPKDAPVVLKVDHLNAGKMVKDVSFELHKGEILGFSGLMGAGRTETARALFGADPIDSGDIYINGKKVDIKSPEDAVRNGIGYLSEDRKRYGIVVQKSVAENTSMATMEHFMKGIFIDKKKEKEVSQQYVESLATKTPNVDQLVVNLSGGNQQKVVIAKWLTRNCDILIFDEPTRGIDVGAKNEIYKLMNQLAEQGKAIIMISSEMTEILRMSDRIVVMCEGKKTGELDISEATQENIMNMATREIE, from the coding sequence ATGGGTGAAGTTATATTAACGATGAAAGGAATCGACAAGTCTTTCCCTGGTGTTCATGCACTGGATCATGTAGATCTGGAAGTCAGAAAAGGTGAAGTCCTTGCTCTGATGGGAGAGAACGGTGCCGGAAAGTCAACCTTGATGAAGGTTCTCACAGGTATTTATAAAAAAGATTCCGGAACTATCACATATGAAGGAAAAGAAGTAGAGTTTGCAAATACAAGAGAGGCTCAGGATAACGGTATTGTTATCGTACACCAGGAGCTGAACATGCTTGGTCATCTTACAGTGGCACAGAACATCTTCATCGGAAGAGAGTTCAAAAAGGGAATTCGCATCGATGACAAGAAGATGAATGAAGAAGCAAAAAAACTGTTTGACAGAATGCATATCGACATTGATCCGAGAGAAACAATGAACAAACTGACAGTCGGTAAACAGCAGATGTGTGAGATCGCAAAAGCGATTTCTCATGACGCAAAGGTCATCATTTTTGACGAGCCTTCCGCAGCGCTGACAGAGACAGAGATTCAGGAGATGTTCAAGATCATCAATGATCTGAAAGCAAAAGGAATCGGTATCATTTACATTTCTCACCGTATGGATGAGATTAAGGTTATCACAGATCGTGTAACAGTTATGCGTGACGGTACATATGTAGGAACTCTGATCACAAAAGACTGTACAAAAGATGACATCATCAACATGATGGTTGGACGTGTCATCTACGAAGATCCGAAGACACAGAATATGGTGCCAAAAGATGCGCCGGTTGTCTTAAAGGTCGATCATCTGAACGCAGGAAAGATGGTAAAAGATGTAAGCTTCGAGCTGCATAAAGGTGAGATCCTCGGATTCTCCGGACTGATGGGTGCAGGACGTACTGAGACAGCACGTGCACTGTTCGGTGCAGATCCGATCGACAGCGGAGATATTTATATCAACGGCAAGAAAGTTGATATCAAGAGTCCGGAAGATGCAGTTAGAAATGGTATCGGATATCTTTCAGAAGACAGAAAGAGATACGGAATCGTTGTTCAGAAATCTGTTGCAGAGAACACTTCTATGGCAACAATGGAACACTTTATGAAGGGCATCTTCATTGATAAGAAAAAAGAAAAAGAAGTGTCTCAGCAGTATGTAGAGTCATTGGCAACAAAGACACCGAATGTAGATCAGCTTGTTGTGAATCTGTCAGGTGGTAACCAGCAGAAAGTCGTTATTGCAAAATGGCTGACAAGAAACTGTGACATCCTGATTTTTGATGAGCCGACCAGAGGTATCGACGTTGGAGCGAAGAACGAAATTTATAAATTGATGAATCAGCTGGCAGAACAGGGCAAAGCCATTATTATGATTTCCTCTGAAATGACTGAGATCTTACGTATGAGTGACAGAATCGTCGTAATGTGTGAAGGAAAGAAAACTGGTGAGCTGGATATTTCCGAGGCTACACAGGAAAATATCATGAACATGGCTACACGAGAGATAGAGTAG
- a CDS encoding substrate-binding domain-containing protein, protein MKKKVLAVLLGGCMVAGLLAGCGGGGDDAKTSDDGSKDSGKSGGYNFEVVVKSFQSTYWQAAKQGIDTAAKELGVKCNTTGPNAESDIADQVNMLNNAINKAPDGIALAACDQSSVLKSLQNALDKKIPVVCFDTGVADAPEGSVYATVVTNNEEAGGIAAEKMYEALKDQLANAKDAVRIGEVNQDATSGNITGRGMGFINKFKELAEADGKKVAVVGNEYYVNLVENNAKEADADIIIEVAVPAQTTVELSATEASNIMNKKDTIAMFGSNQVTAEGLLTANQNLDVLGAGDGKILGVGFDAGSTQKAAVKDGTLLGSVTQAPVDQGRIAIETLNDICEGKEVKDVETACYWYDAETMEDAEIAPNLYD, encoded by the coding sequence ATGAAAAAGAAAGTTTTAGCAGTGTTACTTGGCGGATGTATGGTAGCAGGATTGTTAGCAGGATGTGGCGGCGGAGGAGACGACGCTAAGACATCTGATGATGGAAGCAAGGATTCTGGAAAGAGCGGCGGATATAACTTCGAAGTTGTTGTAAAGAGCTTCCAGTCTACATACTGGCAGGCAGCGAAACAGGGTATCGATACAGCAGCAAAAGAGCTTGGTGTAAAATGTAACACAACAGGACCAAACGCTGAGTCTGATATCGCTGACCAGGTAAACATGCTGAACAATGCGATCAATAAAGCTCCGGACGGAATCGCACTGGCAGCTTGTGACCAGAGTTCTGTTCTGAAATCTCTGCAGAATGCGCTGGATAAGAAAATCCCTGTAGTTTGCTTCGATACAGGTGTAGCAGATGCTCCGGAAGGATCTGTATATGCAACAGTTGTTACTAACAACGAAGAAGCTGGTGGAATTGCAGCAGAAAAAATGTACGAAGCTCTGAAAGATCAGCTTGCAAACGCAAAAGATGCTGTAAGAATTGGTGAAGTAAACCAGGATGCTACATCCGGAAACATCACAGGACGTGGTATGGGATTCATCAATAAATTTAAAGAACTTGCTGAAGCTGACGGAAAGAAAGTTGCAGTAGTTGGAAATGAATACTATGTAAACCTTGTTGAGAACAATGCAAAAGAAGCTGATGCTGATATCATCATCGAAGTAGCTGTACCTGCACAGACAACAGTAGAACTGTCTGCTACAGAAGCTTCTAACATCATGAACAAAAAAGATACAATCGCTATGTTCGGTTCTAACCAGGTAACAGCAGAAGGTCTTCTGACAGCAAACCAGAACCTGGATGTACTTGGAGCAGGAGATGGAAAGATCCTTGGTGTAGGATTTGATGCTGGTTCAACACAGAAAGCAGCTGTAAAAGACGGAACATTACTTGGATCTGTAACACAGGCTCCAGTAGATCAGGGAAGAATCGCTATTGAGACTCTGAATGACATCTGCGAAGGAAAAGAAGTAAAAGACGTAGAGACAGCTTGCTACTGGTACGATGCAGAAACAATGGAAGATGCAGAAATCGCACCAAACCTTTACGACTAA